In Chryseobacterium lactis, a single genomic region encodes these proteins:
- a CDS encoding TolC family protein, whose translation MKNNLLIFTFSFFAFPALGWAQSAPDFKELLDSAMVRDSNLKMQITQNKLTDLDEHKLKDIFLPTLEVSGKVGYLNGTARLTSPEINLAPFINIPEGTFNNNFNVSGFSGVAKADAKMLLYSGGKVKYLKKAVEEKKKSEDILLEKTKDDVVASISKAYDQLALIHQSKKVLDESNKRLDINKKTADKALGYGLITPYDHKKIELAQATLNAKMVEYEGKKELLLTQLYVLTGINKERLRMIDPTLSPVDLLAAENGIEQRAEIRALEHGITASDYKIKAERTWMIPKVQLMASAYYIGLYGNRIKSSENVVPAVPLLGYEGRKLDWSPNNINVFPLITAGVGFKWEIFDGKEGKHAEETARVGKEVLQNQKEDALKKLTLNLANNQTNYDIATAQITLKAKEKELAKNALVQAEKEFRYGMSKSSQLIDAENDLEVAELEYQNTIFNQRRAGIELMRATQELDITKFYLIP comes from the coding sequence ATGAAAAACAATTTATTGATTTTTACGTTTAGTTTTTTTGCTTTTCCTGCTTTGGGCTGGGCACAGTCTGCGCCGGATTTTAAAGAACTTTTAGATAGTGCAATGGTTCGGGACTCGAACCTGAAAATGCAGATTACCCAGAATAAACTTACCGATCTTGACGAGCATAAATTAAAAGATATCTTTCTTCCTACGCTGGAAGTAAGTGGTAAAGTTGGCTATCTGAATGGAACAGCAAGACTGACGTCTCCGGAAATTAATTTAGCCCCTTTCATTAATATTCCCGAAGGAACTTTCAACAATAATTTTAATGTCTCCGGATTTTCAGGCGTTGCCAAGGCAGATGCCAAAATGCTTTTGTACTCCGGCGGAAAAGTGAAATACCTGAAGAAAGCGGTTGAAGAAAAGAAAAAGTCGGAAGATATTCTGCTGGAGAAAACCAAAGATGATGTTGTCGCCAGTATTTCTAAGGCCTATGATCAATTGGCGCTGATCCATCAGTCAAAAAAAGTGCTGGATGAAAGTAATAAAAGACTGGATATCAACAAGAAAACAGCTGATAAAGCTTTAGGATATGGCTTGATTACTCCTTATGATCATAAAAAAATAGAACTGGCACAAGCGACCTTAAATGCCAAAATGGTAGAATATGAGGGAAAAAAAGAACTGCTTTTAACCCAGCTTTATGTTCTGACAGGTATTAATAAAGAACGTCTTAGAATGATTGATCCTACATTGTCTCCGGTAGATTTGCTTGCCGCAGAAAACGGGATTGAGCAAAGAGCAGAAATCAGAGCCTTAGAACATGGAATCACTGCCTCAGATTATAAAATTAAAGCAGAAAGGACATGGATGATTCCAAAAGTACAGCTGATGGCTTCTGCGTATTATATCGGATTGTACGGAAACCGGATCAAAAGCTCTGAAAATGTAGTTCCGGCAGTTCCATTATTAGGGTATGAAGGAAGAAAACTCGACTGGAGTCCCAATAACATTAATGTTTTTCCATTGATTACTGCAGGAGTTGGATTTAAATGGGAAATTTTTGACGGAAAAGAAGGGAAACACGCTGAAGAAACCGCCCGCGTTGGAAAAGAAGTTCTGCAAAACCAGAAAGAAGATGCTTTGAAAAAATTAACGTTGAACCTGGCCAATAATCAAACCAATTACGATATTGCCACAGCGCAGATTACATTGAAAGCAAAAGAAAAAGAGCTCGCAAAAAACGCACTGGTGCAGGCTGAAAAAGAATTCCGATACGGAATGAGCAAATCTTCTCAGCTTATCGATGCTGAAAATGACCTTGAAGTTGCCGAGCTTGAATATCAGAATACAATTTTCAACCAGAGAAGAGCGGGAATAGAACTGATGAGGGCTACCCAGGAGCTGGATATTACCAAATTTTATTTAATCCCTTAA
- a CDS encoding HlyD family secretion protein, whose product MHKNISILFAALLLLGSCGQKNEKVKESEGKTKKDVISFAPKVTGRILRIYVSEGQTVKKGDTLAQLDVPEVSAKIAQAQGAVSAATAQEQMAKNGATADQLRQLNAKYKGLKEQYDFAQKSYRRANNMFRDSLMSPQAHDEVYAKLQGAKAQYDAVVAELDDVKRGTRFEKVEMAAGQASQAKGALQEANVAYSERYVIATNDMEIETISLNAGELATAGFALFNGYIPESTYFRFTVPESAISKYKKGQDVTMQVVYNKENLEGNVVYIKQLTRYADITTAYPDYQLQDAIYEIKVKPKDKNKAKSILVNANVILK is encoded by the coding sequence ATGCATAAAAATATATCTATACTCTTTGCTGCTCTGCTTTTATTGGGGAGCTGCGGCCAAAAGAATGAAAAGGTGAAGGAATCGGAAGGAAAAACGAAAAAAGATGTTATTTCTTTCGCTCCGAAGGTAACCGGAAGAATTTTAAGAATATACGTTTCTGAAGGTCAGACGGTGAAGAAAGGAGATACCCTTGCACAACTTGATGTACCGGAAGTTTCTGCGAAAATAGCTCAGGCACAAGGCGCAGTAAGTGCGGCCACAGCACAGGAACAAATGGCTAAAAACGGAGCTACGGCAGATCAGCTGAGACAACTTAATGCCAAATATAAAGGGTTAAAAGAACAATATGACTTTGCCCAGAAATCTTACCGAAGAGCAAACAATATGTTCCGCGACAGCCTGATGTCTCCGCAGGCACATGATGAAGTATATGCAAAACTTCAGGGAGCAAAAGCACAATATGATGCAGTGGTAGCTGAATTGGATGATGTAAAAAGAGGAACCCGTTTCGAAAAAGTAGAAATGGCAGCAGGACAAGCTTCACAGGCCAAAGGTGCTTTGCAGGAAGCAAATGTAGCCTATTCTGAAAGATATGTCATTGCCACCAATGATATGGAAATAGAAACCATTAGTCTTAATGCGGGGGAATTGGCAACAGCAGGATTTGCCCTATTCAACGGATATATTCCTGAAAGTACCTACTTCAGATTTACCGTTCCTGAAAGTGCTATTTCAAAATATAAAAAAGGCCAGGATGTAACGATGCAGGTGGTTTACAATAAAGAAAATCTTGAAGGGAATGTTGTTTATATCAAACAGCTGACAAGATATGCTGATATTACGACGGCTTATCCGGACTATCAGCTGCAAGATGCGATCTACGAGATCAAGGTAAAACCAAAAGATAAGAATAAGGCTAAAAGTATTTTAGTCAATGCGAATGTTATCCTGAAATAA
- a CDS encoding SRPBCC family protein: MSLPIIVQYKINAPVEKVWRALTDKNEMKSWYFDIGDFEPEVGKEFNFYEPGGENKFHHQCKIVEIVPNQILKYSWSYPDFSEAKTIVTWELLSDNGATLVKITHEDIENFNDLGDGFSRESFTGGWNSILGESLKEYLEK, from the coding sequence ATGAGCCTACCAATCATCGTACAGTATAAAATAAATGCACCGGTTGAAAAAGTCTGGAGAGCATTAACGGATAAAAATGAAATGAAATCCTGGTATTTTGATATCGGGGATTTTGAACCCGAGGTTGGTAAAGAATTCAATTTCTATGAACCGGGAGGAGAGAATAAATTTCATCATCAATGCAAAATTGTTGAAATTGTACCTAATCAGATATTAAAATATAGCTGGTCCTATCCTGATTTTTCAGAGGCAAAAACAATAGTAACTTGGGAATTGCTTTCTGATAACGGCGCCACTCTAGTGAAAATTACTCATGAAGATATTGAAAACTTCAACGATTTGGGTGATGGCTTTTCAAGAGAGAGTTTTACAGGAGGTTGGAATTCAATTTTGGGCGAAAGTTTAAAAGAGTATTTAGAAAAATAA
- a CDS encoding VOC family protein, with protein sequence MKFAGLRPMLWTKNMDETLGFYMHILGFELISRNDDWQWASIRKDEVYIMISQPNEEEDLSKIGFSGSFYFNVNQVDELWGDLKSKARICYEIETFEWEMREFAIYDNNGYILQFGEPVDNIGNTE encoded by the coding sequence ATGAAATTTGCAGGACTTCGCCCAATGCTCTGGACAAAAAATATGGATGAAACGTTAGGGTTTTATATGCATATTCTCGGTTTTGAACTGATAAGCAGAAACGATGACTGGCAATGGGCTTCGATCCGTAAGGATGAAGTTTATATTATGATTTCTCAACCCAATGAAGAAGAGGACTTGAGTAAAATTGGTTTTTCCGGGTCATTTTATTTTAATGTAAATCAAGTGGATGAATTGTGGGGAGATCTTAAATCAAAAGCCAGAATCTGTTATGAAATTGAAACTTTTGAATGGGAAATGAGAGAATTTGCCATCTATGATAACAACGGATATATCTTACAATTTGGTGAACCTGTGGATAATATTGGTAATACGGAATAA
- a CDS encoding VOC family protein: protein MASVNVYLTFNGNCREAFDFYKSVFGGEYPYIGTFGEMPPMEGKETPEEDKDKIMHVTLPISKETMLMGSDTGGEWASNFKAGNNFAISVNAESKEEAGKVFNGLSAGGQVTMPMADTFWGAYFGMFTDKFGINWMVNYDDPAKMQQHP, encoded by the coding sequence ATGGCATCAGTAAACGTTTATTTAACATTTAATGGAAACTGCAGAGAAGCGTTCGATTTCTATAAATCAGTTTTCGGAGGGGAATACCCTTATATCGGAACTTTCGGAGAAATGCCTCCAATGGAAGGTAAGGAAACTCCTGAAGAAGATAAAGATAAAATCATGCATGTAACGCTTCCGATTTCTAAGGAAACCATGTTGATGGGAAGTGATACGGGTGGAGAATGGGCTTCGAATTTCAAAGCAGGAAATAATTTTGCAATTTCTGTCAATGCAGAATCTAAAGAAGAAGCTGGTAAAGTTTTCAATGGACTTTCGGCCGGTGGGCAAGTAACAATGCCTATGGCAGATACCTTCTGGGGTGCATATTTCGGAATGTTTACGGATAAATTCGGAATCAACTGGATGGTTAACTATGATGATCCGGCAAAAATGCAACAACATCCTTAA
- a CDS encoding VOC family protein, with amino-acid sequence MKLGVFSLSLSVKDLQKSKDFYEKLGFSAMGGSMEHNYLIMKNGSTLIGLFQAMFDGNMLTFNPGWDENAQNLESFKDVRDIQKHLKENGVEIDREADETTSGPDHIYLKDPDGNMILIDQHR; translated from the coding sequence ATGAAACTAGGAGTATTCTCATTAAGCTTAAGTGTGAAAGATCTTCAAAAATCCAAGGATTTTTATGAAAAGCTAGGTTTCTCTGCGATGGGCGGAAGTATGGAACACAACTATCTGATTATGAAAAATGGCAGCACTTTGATCGGTCTGTTTCAAGCCATGTTTGACGGAAATATGCTTACTTTCAATCCCGGATGGGATGAAAATGCACAGAACCTTGAGTCTTTTAAGGACGTAAGGGATATTCAAAAGCATTTAAAAGAAAATGGGGTGGAGATTGACCGGGAAGCTGATGAAACGACTTCCGGGCCTGATCATATCTATCTTAAAGATCCGGATGGAAATATGATTTTAATTGATCAGCATCGTTAA
- a CDS encoding ecotin has protein sequence MKFSKTLITGLVLMAGVSAFAQKKAEKFEKLQIEMFPKAKDGYKQVYIQLPVAKNEKDLKVEVFVGAEKMLDCNNYFLIGEMKNQDLQGWGYNYYEVESKGETGGTLMACPGQKLTKKFVTLKPELVGYNSKLPLVFYVPKDIEVRYRVLRPDAAMKKAVQK, from the coding sequence ATGAAATTTTCAAAAACTTTAATTACAGGATTGGTATTGATGGCTGGAGTAAGTGCTTTCGCGCAAAAGAAAGCAGAAAAGTTTGAAAAACTACAGATTGAAATGTTCCCAAAAGCTAAAGATGGATATAAGCAGGTATATATTCAGCTTCCGGTTGCAAAAAACGAAAAAGATTTAAAAGTCGAGGTTTTTGTCGGAGCCGAAAAAATGTTAGACTGTAACAACTACTTTTTGATCGGTGAGATGAAAAATCAGGATCTTCAGGGATGGGGATACAACTATTACGAAGTAGAGTCTAAAGGGGAGACAGGAGGTACGTTAATGGCTTGCCCGGGGCAAAAGTTAACCAAGAAATTTGTAACCCTTAAACCGGAATTAGTAGGATACAACAGTAAATTACCATTAGTATTCTATGTGCCGAAAGATATTGAAGTTCGTTACAGAGTTTTACGTCCCGACGCTGCGATGAAAAAAGCAGTTCAGAAATAA
- a CDS encoding Na+/H+ antiporter: protein MIHSYVIISIAVLLSVMILVMIGQKLRVAYPIFLVIAGLLISFVPGIPTIEIEPDLVFLIFLPPILFEAAWFTSWQDFHKWRKQIFSMAFGLVFLTSIVVAYLSSSIIPGLTVAMGFLLGGVNSPPDAVAATSVLKHMKIPKKITSILEGESLINDASSLIVFKFALAAVISGQFIWRDAIQDFFTMAVGGVAVGVAVGFLFGALLKIIPSNSNIDTVITLIVPYIMYVGAEHFHFSGVLAVVAGGLLMSYNSHCYLSHTSRIQSGNVWSVLIFLMNTIIFILIGLELPVVVEAMEDYTISEGIFYSVIIGGAIIGTRILYSYALMYFPRLCSKELRLKVPKPDWREPFIISFAAMRGVVSLAAALSIPAFLPNGEAFPHRNIILFVTFVIILITLVGQGLLLSPILKWLKINDTGSELPEEKQEVILMRKLKETALHKLDNDFSELAERNSLVRHQKHKLENEMMLMADKVQCMASTNGDYVTAINENKDVLRQVIQAQRNELHRMKREKIFDDHVMRTIEMQLDFDEAKITGFSHG from the coding sequence ATGATTCACAGTTATGTTATAATATCCATTGCAGTACTGCTGTCTGTGATGATATTGGTGATGATCGGGCAGAAATTAAGAGTTGCCTATCCCATTTTTCTTGTGATTGCAGGACTTTTGATAAGCTTTGTTCCGGGAATACCGACGATCGAAATAGAACCGGATCTTGTTTTTCTTATTTTCCTGCCGCCTATTTTGTTTGAAGCTGCCTGGTTTACATCATGGCAGGACTTTCATAAATGGAGAAAGCAAATTTTTTCCATGGCTTTCGGATTGGTATTTCTGACCTCAATTGTTGTTGCTTACCTTTCGTCCTCTATTATTCCGGGGCTTACAGTGGCTATGGGATTCCTGTTGGGTGGGGTAAATTCTCCGCCTGATGCGGTAGCGGCTACTTCGGTGCTGAAACACATGAAAATCCCTAAAAAAATCACCAGTATCCTTGAAGGAGAAAGTCTGATCAACGATGCATCCAGTTTGATTGTATTTAAATTTGCTTTGGCAGCCGTTATTTCTGGCCAGTTTATCTGGAGAGATGCTATTCAGGATTTCTTTACGATGGCTGTTGGAGGAGTTGCTGTAGGAGTTGCTGTAGGTTTCCTTTTTGGAGCATTGCTGAAAATCATACCGTCCAATTCTAATATTGATACGGTAATTACCCTTATTGTGCCGTACATCATGTATGTAGGTGCCGAACATTTTCACTTTTCAGGAGTGCTGGCTGTGGTTGCCGGAGGGTTGTTGATGTCATACAATTCGCATTGCTATCTGAGCCATACCTCACGAATTCAATCCGGGAACGTGTGGAGTGTGCTGATCTTTTTGATGAATACCATCATCTTTATTTTAATTGGTCTTGAATTACCTGTAGTGGTTGAGGCCATGGAAGATTATACAATTTCCGAAGGGATTTTCTATAGTGTCATAATTGGCGGTGCCATTATCGGAACAAGAATATTGTATAGTTATGCATTAATGTACTTTCCAAGACTGTGTTCAAAAGAATTGAGATTGAAAGTTCCTAAGCCGGATTGGCGGGAACCTTTTATCATCAGTTTTGCTGCGATGAGGGGAGTGGTTTCATTGGCCGCAGCGTTATCAATTCCTGCATTTTTGCCAAATGGAGAGGCATTTCCACATCGAAATATTATTTTATTCGTAACTTTTGTTATCATATTGATTACCCTTGTTGGTCAGGGATTATTGCTGAGTCCGATTCTGAAATGGTTAAAAATAAATGATACGGGGAGTGAGCTTCCGGAGGAGAAACAGGAAGTAATTCTGATGCGTAAATTAAAAGAAACGGCTTTGCATAAGCTCGATAACGATTTTTCAGAACTCGCAGAAAGAAATAGTCTGGTACGTCATCAAAAACATAAACTGGAGAATGAAATGATGCTTATGGCTGATAAAGTTCAATGTATGGCATCTACCAACGGTGATTATGTGACAGCCATTAACGAAAACAAAGATGTGCTGCGACAGGTTATCCAGGCACAACGGAACGAGCTACACAGGATGAAAAGAGAGAAAATATTTGATGATCATGTGATGAGAACGATTGAAATGCAGCTGGATTTTGATGAAGCAAAAATTACAGGATTCTCACACGGATAG
- a CDS encoding DUF1569 domain-containing protein, producing the protein MENVFDTKDAQNYIDRINKLVEDTHGLWGKMTVDQMLAHCCVTYEMIYEPEKHKKPGAIAKFILKNFVKPKVVGEKAYPRDSPTAPQFLVTGRKNFDEEKTRLIGFIQKTQQLGADAFDGKESFSFGKLKAQEWNNMFAKHLNHHLSQFGV; encoded by the coding sequence ATGGAAAACGTATTTGACACAAAAGATGCACAGAACTATATCGACAGGATTAATAAATTAGTGGAAGATACCCACGGATTATGGGGTAAAATGACAGTAGATCAAATGCTGGCTCACTGTTGTGTAACGTATGAAATGATTTATGAGCCGGAAAAACATAAAAAACCGGGAGCTATCGCCAAATTTATCCTGAAAAATTTTGTAAAGCCTAAAGTTGTTGGTGAGAAAGCATATCCAAGAGATTCTCCAACGGCACCACAATTTTTAGTGACGGGAAGAAAGAATTTTGACGAGGAAAAAACAAGATTGATTGGTTTTATTCAAAAGACTCAACAATTGGGAGCGGATGCTTTTGATGGTAAAGAATCTTTTTCTTTCGGAAAATTAAAAGCACAGGAGTGGAATAATATGTTTGCCAAACATCTGAACCACCACTTGTCACAATTTGGCGTTTAA
- a CDS encoding ABC transporter permease produces MKEFFRLLQREFKLFIGNSTLRTVFFLAPVFYATLLGFVYKSGKVENTPVLVVDRDNTPLSNQLTEMLGDNKSIRVIKYLQEPQSIKDEVIRNEAAAVVIIPSRFEGDMLQKKYPELNVYVNTGNVLTANFASKALQLTIGTFSAGASIKALQKAGMPAAKAVTQYEPFKTNYITLFNTTSNYLIFMWPAMLAVVLQQVILLAMAVSFAAEFQGGTFVREYAKMKKWAFPTMLIKVIPIWVFSILIVSIYYLMHMIFRVPMPEGIFNFILLTAVFVGSVSFLGVFISILIPDALKATQILMVIASPAFIISGFTWPLSAMPAFVQFIANIIPLTPFLQAFKILLIQKGSVELTFPYLEHLTILLIIYAIIGWIALKIKLWFIFKKVTPQEVPVEEGSKEEGE; encoded by the coding sequence ATGAAAGAATTTTTCCGTCTTTTACAACGTGAGTTCAAACTTTTTATCGGCAATTCAACCTTAAGGACGGTGTTCTTTTTGGCACCGGTCTTTTATGCTACCTTGCTGGGGTTTGTCTACAAAAGCGGAAAAGTTGAGAACACACCGGTACTGGTGGTGGATAGAGATAATACTCCGTTATCAAACCAGTTGACGGAAATGCTTGGTGACAATAAGAGTATCAGGGTGATCAAATACTTGCAGGAGCCCCAGAGCATTAAAGATGAGGTGATCAGGAATGAGGCGGCGGCGGTCGTTATTATTCCGTCCCGATTTGAAGGGGATATGCTGCAGAAAAAATATCCCGAACTGAATGTGTATGTGAATACAGGAAATGTCCTGACTGCTAATTTCGCCTCTAAAGCACTTCAGCTGACTATCGGAACTTTCTCTGCGGGAGCATCGATCAAGGCTCTTCAGAAAGCAGGAATGCCGGCAGCAAAGGCTGTGACACAATATGAACCTTTCAAAACCAATTATATTACCCTCTTTAATACCACCAGTAATTATCTTATTTTTATGTGGCCGGCTATGTTGGCGGTGGTTTTACAACAGGTGATTTTATTGGCAATGGCTGTAAGTTTTGCCGCAGAATTCCAGGGAGGCACTTTTGTAAGAGAATATGCTAAAATGAAAAAATGGGCATTTCCAACGATGCTTATTAAAGTCATTCCGATTTGGGTATTTTCAATCCTTATTGTAAGCATCTACTACCTCATGCATATGATTTTCAGGGTTCCGATGCCGGAAGGAATATTTAACTTTATTTTACTGACCGCGGTCTTTGTAGGATCAGTTTCTTTTCTGGGAGTATTTATCAGTATATTAATTCCGGATGCTTTGAAAGCGACTCAGATTCTTATGGTAATTGCTTCACCGGCCTTTATTATTAGTGGATTTACATGGCCCTTAAGTGCGATGCCTGCTTTTGTCCAGTTTATTGCTAATATCATTCCTTTGACTCCTTTCTTACAGGCCTTTAAAATTTTATTGATTCAGAAAGGTTCGGTAGAACTTACTTTTCCTTATCTGGAACATTTAACGATTCTTTTAATCATCTACGCCATTATAGGATGGATTGCTTTGAAAATCAAGCTTTGGTTTATATTTAAAAAAGTAACTCCACAGGAAGTTCCGGTAGAAGAAGGCTCAAAAGAGGAAGGGGAATAA
- a CDS encoding GNAT family N-acetyltransferase — MIELQLFTIDDAPELITRILDEKMLLQFAGPKYHFPLTEDQLNADLADENRTLFKIVDQTNTIGHAQIFLKEQTFLLGRILIWDENNRGKGYGKKVMQELLKYGFTHFDKETAELNVYDWNTGAIECYKKVGFTFDPHVKSEAKIDKETWVSLNMKIHKNTFQLQES; from the coding sequence ATGATAGAATTACAGCTTTTTACCATAGATGATGCTCCGGAATTAATCACAAGGATTCTCGATGAAAAAATGCTTCTCCAATTTGCAGGACCTAAGTATCATTTTCCTTTGACAGAGGATCAACTGAACGCTGACCTGGCTGATGAAAACAGAACTTTGTTTAAAATTGTTGATCAGACAAATACCATTGGACATGCTCAGATTTTTTTAAAAGAACAAACATTTCTGCTCGGAAGAATTCTGATCTGGGATGAAAATAACAGAGGAAAAGGCTACGGAAAGAAGGTGATGCAGGAGCTTCTGAAATACGGGTTTACTCATTTTGATAAAGAAACGGCAGAACTCAACGTATACGATTGGAATACCGGTGCCATTGAATGTTATAAAAAGGTAGGTTTCACTTTTGATCCCCATGTAAAAAGTGAGGCAAAGATTGACAAAGAAACATGGGTTTCTCTTAATATGAAAATCCATAAAAATACTTTTCAATTACAGGAATCATGA
- a CDS encoding DUF2490 domain-containing protein: MRKVFTKLALTALSLGSISAWAQKSDLGAWYMYFGNNKISKKLNWHNEIQYRNFDGIGDLEQLLIRTGIGYDLTENNNNVLLGYGFILSQPYVNGEKKENIEHRIFQQFITKQKFGRFNLQHRYRLEERFLEDDFRMRFRYMLGVTIPITQKEMLPKTLYASVYNEIFLHFNSPVFDRNRVYGALGYVINKNMRIEAGYMNQLQENKNRGQIQIGFYNNIPFTKN; this comes from the coding sequence ATGAGAAAGGTTTTTACAAAATTGGCACTTACGGCACTAAGTTTAGGATCGATATCGGCATGGGCACAAAAGAGTGATCTGGGGGCCTGGTATATGTATTTTGGAAACAATAAAATCAGTAAAAAATTAAACTGGCATAATGAAATTCAATACCGGAACTTTGATGGAATCGGAGATCTGGAGCAGCTTTTAATCCGTACGGGGATTGGCTATGATCTTACAGAGAACAACAACAATGTGTTGCTGGGCTATGGTTTTATTTTGAGCCAACCTTATGTGAATGGAGAAAAGAAGGAGAATATTGAACACCGAATTTTCCAGCAGTTTATTACCAAGCAGAAGTTCGGACGTTTTAACCTTCAGCATCGCTATCGTTTAGAAGAACGTTTTCTGGAGGATGATTTTAGAATGAGATTCCGTTATATGCTGGGTGTAACAATTCCGATTACCCAAAAAGAAATGTTACCGAAAACCTTGTATGCTTCAGTATATAATGAGATTTTCCTGCATTTCAACAGTCCGGTTTTCGATAGAAACAGAGTGTATGGAGCCTTAGGATATGTTATTAATAAAAATATGAGGATTGAAGCGGGGTATATGAATCAACTTCAGGAAAATAAAAACAGAGGACAGATTCAGATTGGTTTTTATAACAATATTCCTTTTACCAAAAATTAA
- a CDS encoding DUF1398 domain-containing protein: MKFTIKDIQAEHKKVKSGADFPQYIQAVKNLGVYQYTVGVSDGSTEYFDVDHNSEQTESKYDVLTISNELNLDQFKARLKLHQQGGTDYMTFCNDCAENGIKGWKMDLNIMTCTYLDQDGNEVLVEQIPG, encoded by the coding sequence ATGAAATTTACAATCAAAGACATTCAAGCTGAACACAAAAAAGTAAAAAGCGGGGCAGACTTTCCTCAATATATTCAAGCTGTAAAAAATTTAGGGGTGTATCAATATACAGTCGGTGTTTCTGATGGCAGCACGGAATATTTTGATGTGGACCACAATTCAGAGCAGACGGAAAGTAAATATGATGTTCTGACTATTTCCAATGAATTAAATCTTGATCAGTTTAAAGCAAGATTAAAACTTCACCAGCAGGGAGGCACAGATTATATGACATTTTGCAATGACTGTGCAGAAAACGGAATAAAAGGCTGGAAAATGGATTTAAATATCATGACCTGTACGTATTTGGATCAGGATGGAAATGAAGTTTTGGTAGAGCAGATTCCTGGTTAA
- a CDS encoding bestrophin family protein has translation MHSGKRFGAREFMTWTRRSIYVLTIFSAIPTVLYFLGWKFLSIPWQPIAILGTAVAFIVGFKNNASYSRLWEARQIYGSIINDSRSFGYILRDALNATDSGKVKEMFLRHYAWLTALRFQLREPRAWENMGTAQFDEYSRKYDIPERLTKLDEELKNYLSEEELQYILSKKNRATQLMASQSKELSEVYKKGQINDFQWTQINQQLIKFTDDQGKAERIKNFPYPRNFSSITTYLLLLFILFVPFGLLKELDKLGEGTNLEGWTLWFNIPFSLLVTWCFHTLDSVGEASVNPFEGSPNDVPITQISRTIEIDMRDMLDESDLPPAISPKNNIVL, from the coding sequence ATGCATTCAGGAAAAAGATTTGGGGCGCGTGAGTTCATGACATGGACGAGGCGCAGTATTTACGTTTTAACAATATTTTCGGCCATTCCTACGGTATTGTATTTTTTAGGATGGAAGTTTCTTTCCATTCCGTGGCAGCCGATTGCGATTTTGGGAACTGCCGTTGCTTTTATTGTCGGATTTAAAAATAATGCAAGTTATAGCAGACTTTGGGAAGCTAGACAGATTTATGGCTCCATTATTAACGACAGCCGGAGTTTTGGATACATTCTAAGGGATGCACTCAACGCAACAGATTCCGGAAAAGTAAAAGAGATGTTCCTCCGTCATTATGCCTGGTTAACGGCACTTCGCTTTCAGCTTAGAGAGCCAAGAGCCTGGGAAAATATGGGGACAGCACAATTCGATGAATATTCACGGAAATATGATATTCCCGAAAGACTGACAAAGCTTGATGAGGAATTGAAAAACTATCTTTCTGAAGAGGAACTTCAGTATATTCTGAGCAAGAAAAACAGGGCTACACAGCTTATGGCAAGCCAGAGTAAAGAATTGTCTGAAGTCTATAAGAAAGGGCAAATCAATGATTTTCAATGGACGCAGATCAATCAGCAATTGATAAAGTTTACAGATGATCAGGGAAAAGCAGAGAGAATTAAAAACTTTCCGTATCCGAGAAACTTTTCTTCAATTACGACTTATCTTTTGTTGTTATTTATTCTTTTTGTTCCTTTCGGATTGTTGAAAGAGCTTGATAAGCTAGGTGAGGGAACGAACCTTGAAGGTTGGACATTATGGTTTAATATTCCCTTTTCATTGCTGGTAACCTGGTGTTTTCATACCCTGGACAGTGTAGGAGAAGCTTCTGTAAACCCTTTTGAAGGAAGTCCGAATGATGTTCCGATTACACAGATCAGCCGCACTATTGAAATTGATATGAGAGATATGCTGGATGAATCTGACCTTCCGCCGGCCATTAGTCCGAAGAATAATATTGTACTTTAA